From a single Miscanthus floridulus cultivar M001 chromosome 8, ASM1932011v1, whole genome shotgun sequence genomic region:
- the LOC136478249 gene encoding uncharacterized protein isoform X1 — MDQNGTGIAIPTSSGDEAASTAVHATKRAAPPDTQEGTEKKRKRRRGSKRRRMAAKSWFPPAALEKNTDCSLSPQRNNGKGSKDTDSSDYSSPLRRPKPLLVEKTTSNGEIVYEYNSDQEVVDAYHKDLDKYHKKLARQQQLPTLKPYSCALNITDWDNLKQKNAVLDVAESVLRLSSSHDGKEINSCSGIIIEWDESDQSAIVVTSSRIIATKVSLDDWEDNNVYAPNAKVTAHLLDGTTSDLTLLYFSKHYEVAFFKAMGASKLQVASLEPDLEFGSEACVLAREKDFGLICRRTKILALDPCDHQRNHYLFIGGSIPESCTGGSLADFNRKVVGMVVNALPNFAFIPSSIIIRCLRLWQSFKKIARPHLGLKLRTVQFLDITHLEQLSRDFKIKVGLIVGKVSSESLAERNGFRTGDVIFSCQGESVSTISEFEGILLDICEKQFKEGKGLNDEVDVEIGVHRLRSPAMRRMVTLSVKLSHCMEAFD, encoded by the exons ATGGATCAGAATGGTACGGGGATCGCCATCCCTACGAGTTCAGGAGACGAAGCGGCTTCTACTGCCGTCCACGCAACAAAACGCGCTGCACCGCCTGACACGCAAGAGGGAactgagaagaagaggaagaggaggagggggtcgaagaggaggaggatggctGCCAAATCATGGTTCCCACCTGCAGCTTTGGAGAAGAACACTGATTGTTCCCTCTCTCCTCAAAGGAATAATGGTAAAG GTTCGAAGGATACCGATTCCTCTGACTATAGCTCTCCACTCCGTCGCCCCAAGCCTCTACTCGTGGAAAAAACAACTAGCAACGGGGAAATAGTGTATGAGTACAACTCAGATCAAGAGGTTGTGGATGCCTATCACAAAGATCTTGACAAGTACCACAAGAAATTGG CTCGTCAACAACAACTGCCCACTCTTAAGCCATACAGTTGTGCTCTAAATATAACTGATTGGGATAATCTAAAGCAGAAGAATGCAGTCCTAGACGTTGCTGAATCTGTGCTGCGCCTTTCTTCCTCTCATG ATGGCAAAGAGATCAATAGCTGTAGTGGTATTATCATTGAGTGGGATGAAAGTGATCAATCTGCTATTGTTGTCACTTCTTCTCGGATTATAGCCACAAAGGTATCATTAGATGATTGGGAGGATAACAATGTTTACGCTCCCAATGCCAAG GTGACTGCTCACCTGTTAGATGGAACCACATCTGATCTGACATTATTGTACTTCAGCAAACATTATGAAGTTGCCTTCTTTAAGGCTATGGGAGCTTCAAAGTTACAAGTTGCATCATTGGAACCTGATCTCGAGTTTGGTAGTGAAGCTTGTGTGTTAGCGAGGGAGAAAGATTTTGGATTAATTTGTAGGCGGACGAAGATACTTGCACTGGATCCTTGTGACCACCAAAGGAATCACTATCTATTTATTGGTGGCTCAATTCCTGAG TCCTGTACTGGAGGATCATTGGCAGATTTCAACCGGAAAGTTGTGGGGATGGTTGTGAATGCCTTACCTAACTTTGCCTTTATTCCTAGCTCCATTATCATCAGATGTTTGCGATTGTGGCAAAGTTTCAA GAAAATTGCTCGACCCCATCTTGGTTTGAAGCTAAGGACTGTTCAATTTCTTGACATAACACATCTCGAGCAGTTATCCCGCGATTTTAAAATCAAGGTTGGTCTCATTGTTGGAAAG GTGTCTAGCGAATCACTTGCTGAGAGAAATGGTTTTAGAACTGGTGATGTCATCTTTAGTTGTCAAGGAGAGTCTGTTTCGACTATAAGTGAG TTTGAAGGTATACTGTTGGATATTTGTGAGAAACAATTTAAGGAGGGTAAGGGTCTGAACGATGAAGTGGATGTTGAG ATTGGTGTCCACAGACTGCGTAGTCCTGCCATGAGGAGAATGGTCACTTTGTCTGTAAAACTTTCGCATTGTATGGAGGCCTTTGATTAA
- the LOC136478249 gene encoding uncharacterized protein isoform X2 has translation MDQNGTGIAIPTSSGDEAASTAVHATKRAAPPDTQEGTEKKRKRRRGSKRRRMAAKSWFPPAALEKNTDCSLSPQRNNGSKDTDSSDYSSPLRRPKPLLVEKTTSNGEIVYEYNSDQEVVDAYHKDLDKYHKKLARQQQLPTLKPYSCALNITDWDNLKQKNAVLDVAESVLRLSSSHDGKEINSCSGIIIEWDESDQSAIVVTSSRIIATKVSLDDWEDNNVYAPNAKVTAHLLDGTTSDLTLLYFSKHYEVAFFKAMGASKLQVASLEPDLEFGSEACVLAREKDFGLICRRTKILALDPCDHQRNHYLFIGGSIPESCTGGSLADFNRKVVGMVVNALPNFAFIPSSIIIRCLRLWQSFKKIARPHLGLKLRTVQFLDITHLEQLSRDFKIKVGLIVGKVSSESLAERNGFRTGDVIFSCQGESVSTISEFEGILLDICEKQFKEGKGLNDEVDVEIGVHRLRSPAMRRMVTLSVKLSHCMEAFD, from the exons ATGGATCAGAATGGTACGGGGATCGCCATCCCTACGAGTTCAGGAGACGAAGCGGCTTCTACTGCCGTCCACGCAACAAAACGCGCTGCACCGCCTGACACGCAAGAGGGAactgagaagaagaggaagaggaggagggggtcgaagaggaggaggatggctGCCAAATCATGGTTCCCACCTGCAGCTTTGGAGAAGAACACTGATTGTTCCCTCTCTCCTCAAAGGAATAATG GTTCGAAGGATACCGATTCCTCTGACTATAGCTCTCCACTCCGTCGCCCCAAGCCTCTACTCGTGGAAAAAACAACTAGCAACGGGGAAATAGTGTATGAGTACAACTCAGATCAAGAGGTTGTGGATGCCTATCACAAAGATCTTGACAAGTACCACAAGAAATTGG CTCGTCAACAACAACTGCCCACTCTTAAGCCATACAGTTGTGCTCTAAATATAACTGATTGGGATAATCTAAAGCAGAAGAATGCAGTCCTAGACGTTGCTGAATCTGTGCTGCGCCTTTCTTCCTCTCATG ATGGCAAAGAGATCAATAGCTGTAGTGGTATTATCATTGAGTGGGATGAAAGTGATCAATCTGCTATTGTTGTCACTTCTTCTCGGATTATAGCCACAAAGGTATCATTAGATGATTGGGAGGATAACAATGTTTACGCTCCCAATGCCAAG GTGACTGCTCACCTGTTAGATGGAACCACATCTGATCTGACATTATTGTACTTCAGCAAACATTATGAAGTTGCCTTCTTTAAGGCTATGGGAGCTTCAAAGTTACAAGTTGCATCATTGGAACCTGATCTCGAGTTTGGTAGTGAAGCTTGTGTGTTAGCGAGGGAGAAAGATTTTGGATTAATTTGTAGGCGGACGAAGATACTTGCACTGGATCCTTGTGACCACCAAAGGAATCACTATCTATTTATTGGTGGCTCAATTCCTGAG TCCTGTACTGGAGGATCATTGGCAGATTTCAACCGGAAAGTTGTGGGGATGGTTGTGAATGCCTTACCTAACTTTGCCTTTATTCCTAGCTCCATTATCATCAGATGTTTGCGATTGTGGCAAAGTTTCAA GAAAATTGCTCGACCCCATCTTGGTTTGAAGCTAAGGACTGTTCAATTTCTTGACATAACACATCTCGAGCAGTTATCCCGCGATTTTAAAATCAAGGTTGGTCTCATTGTTGGAAAG GTGTCTAGCGAATCACTTGCTGAGAGAAATGGTTTTAGAACTGGTGATGTCATCTTTAGTTGTCAAGGAGAGTCTGTTTCGACTATAAGTGAG TTTGAAGGTATACTGTTGGATATTTGTGAGAAACAATTTAAGGAGGGTAAGGGTCTGAACGATGAAGTGGATGTTGAG ATTGGTGTCCACAGACTGCGTAGTCCTGCCATGAGGAGAATGGTCACTTTGTCTGTAAAACTTTCGCATTGTATGGAGGCCTTTGATTAA